A region from the Benincasa hispida cultivar B227 chromosome 10, ASM972705v1, whole genome shotgun sequence genome encodes:
- the LOC120089485 gene encoding cysteine desulfurase 1, chloroplastic: protein MMEGMVLKLPYFHFQFQFQFINPNRCISSSPFLRFRNRRFSSPFSVSASASTAKEPDDFHINSLSLGHTTRPDFPILHQDVNGSKLVYLDNAATSQKPIAVLKALQNYYEAYNSNVHRGIHSLSAKATDEYERARKKVASFINAGEAKEIVFTRNATEAINLVAYSWGLANLKSEDEIILTVAEHHSAIVPWQLVAERTGAVLKFVNLGENDVPNLKELKEMFSTKTKLVVTHHVSNVLASVHPIEEIVGLAHRFGAKVLVDACQSVPHMVVDVQAIGADFLVASSHKMCGPTGIGFLYGKIDLLSAMPPFLGGGEMISDVFLDHSTFAQPPSRFEAGTPAIGEAIGLGAAIDYLSGIGMQKIHSYEEELANYLYENLRVVPNIRIYGPAPTAHVQRAALCSFNIGDIHPTDIATFLDQQHGVAIRSGHHCAQPLHRALGVSSSARVSLYLYNTKEDVDYFIQALNDTVSFFNSFK from the exons ATGATGGAAGGTATGGTTCTGAAGCTCCCATACTTCCATTTCCAATTCCAGTTCCAATTCATAAACCCTAATCGTTGCATTTCATCTTCTCCTTTTCTCCGCTTCCGCAACCGCAGATTTTCCTCTCCCTTCTCAGTTTCTGCTTCTGCTTCCACCGCCAAGGAACCCGACGACTTCCATATCAACTCTCTTTCGCTTGGCCACACAACCCGTCCTGATTTCCCCATCCTCCATCAG GATGTAAATGGCTCCAAGCTTGTATACTTGGACAACGCTGCCACCTCTCAGAAACCTATTGCTGTGTTGAAAGCTTTGCAGAATTATTATGAGGCTTACAATTCAAATGTTCATCGTGGCATACACTCCTTGAG TGCGAAAGCAACTGATGAGTATGAGCGGGCAAGAAAGAAAGTTGCGTCTTTTATCAATGCTGGAGAAGCTAAAGAGATCGTTTTTACTAGGAATGCAACTGAAGCTATCAATCTAGTGGCTTATTCTTGGGGCCTAGCAAATTTAAAATCAGAAGATGAG ATCATACTTACGGTTGCTGAACATCATAGTGCCATTGTTCCTTGGCAACTTGTAGCTGAAAGGACTGGTGCTGTCCTGAAGTTTGTGAATTTAGGTGAAAATGATGTCCCAAACTTAAAAGAGTTAAAGGAGATGTTTTCAACAAAAACGAAGCTTGTGGTTACCCATCATGTCTCAAATGTACTAG CGTCTGTTCATCCAATTGAAGAAATAGTTGGCTTGGCACATCGTTTTGGGGCAAAAGTGCTAGTAGATGCATGCCAGAGTGTTCCACATATGGTCGTTGACGTCCAGGCGATTGGTGCTGACTTTCTTGTTGCTTCTTCACACAAG ATGTGTGGGCCTACAGGCATCGGATTTTTATATGGAAAGATTGATCTGCTGTCTGCAATGCCTCCATTCTTAG GTGGTGGAGAGATGATCTCAGATGTATTTCTTGACCATTCTACATTTGCACAACCTCCTTCCAG ATTTGAGGCTGGGACACCAGCAATTGGAGAAGCAATTGGCTTGGGAGCTGCTATTGATTATTTGTCTGGAATCGGAATGCAAAAGATTCATAGTTATGAA GAAGAATTGGCAAATTATCTATATGAAAATCTTCGTGTGGTCCCGAACATCCGCATATATGGCCCAGCTCCCACAGCTCATGTTCAACGTGCTGCGCTGTGTTCTTTCAATATTGGAGACATTCATCCAACGGACATTGCAACCTTTCTTGATCAACAG CATGGTGTAGCCATTAGATCGGGACATCACTGTGCACAGCCCCTCCATCGGGCTCTCGGTGTCAGCTCAAGTGCGCGAGTTAGTCTTTACTTGTACAACACAAAAGAGGATGTGGACTACTTTATCCAGGCTCTAAACGACACGGTAAGTTTCTTCAACTCGTTCAAGTAA